CGAGGCCCCTCCCAGGACCTACGCTGCGGCCCGAAGCCGCTTTCCCGGCTGCCTGAGGAGCGCGGCCTTCCGCGCGCTGAGCTCCCGGCCGAGCCGCTCGAGCGCGTCCGCGCCCAGCGCCTTCTCGGCCTCCGGCAGCATGCGCTTCTCCTCCTCGTCGATCGCGTGGTGGACGACGGCGTCGCGTAGCGCGGCGATCGCCTCCTGGAGCCTCGGGGAATCCGGCTCCATCTTCCGGACCTCGCTCACCAGGACCTTCACCCGCTGGTGCTCCCGCCGCGACTCCTGCACGAGCCCCATGAGCGCGTCGACCTCGTCGACTGCGGGGTAGAAGATCTCCTCTTCGATCTGGGAGTGGACCTCGAGTTCCGACGCGATCCGCTCCAC
This portion of the Candidatus Methylomirabilota bacterium genome encodes:
- a CDS encoding hemerythrin domain-containing protein; the protein is MKATQLLRTDHAKIRKLFSEFDRTTERAPRTRQRLVERIASELEVHSQIEEEIFYPAVDEVDALMGLVQESRREHQRVKVLVSEVRKMEPDSPRLQEAIAALRDAVVHHAIDEEEKRMLPEAEKALGADALERLGRELSARKAALLRQPGKRLRAAA